In Paenibacillus sonchi, the genomic stretch ACAAACAGAGGCGCGTCCAATCCGCGAGCTGCAAAATCTGCCTGTCCGGCAGGGGGCCTGGCTCGGAGAGGAGGCACACGCGGAACTGAATATCTGATCTGGTGCAGGCAAATTTCCCGAAATGGGAGTTTGCCTTTTTTTCATTTAAAATAGATAACAAATAGAACGTAATGAAAACAAAAATAACAAATTGAAGACCAGAAAAAACAATTGAAACCATCGTTTTAGGTTTGGAAACGATTTATAATAGGTTTGTAAGCGATAACATCATCACTTTTCAAGCGGAAGCGGGTACAAATCGTCTTTTCTGAAGTATACATCGTTGATTTGTGGTGATTTTTGTTAGCTTTTTGTTATGGTTATTTCAGGTTTCAAAATGAAGAGAGGGGTCAACAAACAATGAAGAAAACCAAAGCAGTTACCAGCCTGGCGGCATTGACACTGATGGCTGGCTTGTTCGCAGGCTGTTCATCGAACAACAATAACGCCGGCAATGCAGCAGCAACCAATGCAGGCAATACCGGAACAAACACCGAGGCGACAGCAGCCCCTGAAGGCGGCGCAGCTCAAGATATCAAAGGTGAGATCACGGTTATCACCCAGAGAACGGATATTGTTGATACCGTATTCAAGGATTTCGCCGCAAAGTTCAATGAAAAATATCCGGATGTCAAAGTTAACTTCGAAGCGCTGTCCAGCTACGAGGATCAGATCAAAATCCGCATGAGCACCAATGACTATGGCGATGTGCTGCTGCTGCCTACAAGCGTAGCGATCAAAGATCTGCCAGACTTCTTTGAGCCGCTGGGTAAGATGTCCGATCTGGAGAAGCAATATACCGGTCTGGAAGAACGCGCAGTGGACGGAATCGCTTATGGAATTCCAACTACGGTTAACTACTCCGGGGTTATCTACAACAAACAAGTGTTCAAAGATGCCGGAATTACGGAGATCCCCAGAACCTTTGATGAGTTTAACGCAGCTCTGAAAAGCATTAAGGATAAGACCGACGCAATTCCGCTCTACACGAACTATGCGGCTGGCTGGACGCTGACCCAATGGGAAGCGGATCTGGCTACCGTAGCCGGTGACCGGGATTATGTCAACATCGGACAAGTAGCCTCTGATGATAACTTCGTTAAAGGCCAGCCTCACTATGACTTGTACAAAGTAATGTACGACGCAGCCAAAAATGGTCTGATCGAAGAAGATCCAACTACAACGGACTGGGAATCCTCCAAATCCGATTTGGCTAACGGCAAAATTGGTATGATGATGCTTGGTTCATGGGCTATCGGGCAGATCAAAGGGGTTGCCGCCAACCCGGATGATGTAGGCTTTATGCCTTTCCCGACCAACGCCAAAAAAATTCTTGTTCCATTGTCTGACGATTATACGCTCGGCGTAAGCATCCACAGCAAGAATAAGGAAGCCGCGAGAGCCTGGGTGGATTGGTTCATTAACGAATCAGGCTATCCTACAAATGACGGCGGCGGTATGAGCCCGGTTAAAGGCGCTGAGCTTCCGGAAATGCTGAAACAATTTGAAGGCACGGATGTTACGTTTGACACCCTTGCCCCTGCCAAAGCCGGTGAAGAAGGCTGGGTTGACGCTATTGATAAACAAGCTGAAATCGGCCTCTGGCAGCCTGACTTCAAGAAAGTCATTATCGAAGCCGCCATCGGTAACCGCAAAGATTCCTTTGATGACATTATGAAAGACCTGAATGACAAGTGGAAAGAGGCAAGAGCTAAAATTACCTCTGGCAAATAAGACTTAATAATTTTTACCGCAGAAGTGAGGACAGACTCAAAAGAACGGGAAGGTGCCTTAGCAGGCATTTTCCCCTTCACTTATGCGACGGAGAAGGGTTAGGAGTAGTAAGCATGTGTTCTTAGGAGGTGTGGAGAGTGCCCAAATTGTCCAACATGAGCTACAAAAATCAACGTATATTGATCATTTTTTTATTTTCACTGGTTCCCGTTGTCCTGCTGCTGACGTTTTCCTATTTGCCCGTGTTCAAAATGTTCCAGTACAGCTTCACAAGCTGGAATGGATTTAGTAAAAATATGGAGTATGTCGGCTTTGACAACTACAAAACGATCTTCACCAAACCCGAGTATTTCGCCGTGTT encodes the following:
- a CDS encoding ABC transporter substrate-binding protein, whose amino-acid sequence is MKKTKAVTSLAALTLMAGLFAGCSSNNNNAGNAAATNAGNTGTNTEATAAPEGGAAQDIKGEITVITQRTDIVDTVFKDFAAKFNEKYPDVKVNFEALSSYEDQIKIRMSTNDYGDVLLLPTSVAIKDLPDFFEPLGKMSDLEKQYTGLEERAVDGIAYGIPTTVNYSGVIYNKQVFKDAGITEIPRTFDEFNAALKSIKDKTDAIPLYTNYAAGWTLTQWEADLATVAGDRDYVNIGQVASDDNFVKGQPHYDLYKVMYDAAKNGLIEEDPTTTDWESSKSDLANGKIGMMMLGSWAIGQIKGVAANPDDVGFMPFPTNAKKILVPLSDDYTLGVSIHSKNKEAARAWVDWFINESGYPTNDGGGMSPVKGAELPEMLKQFEGTDVTFDTLAPAKAGEEGWVDAIDKQAEIGLWQPDFKKVIIEAAIGNRKDSFDDIMKDLNDKWKEARAKITSGK